DNA from Candidatus Hydrogenedentota bacterium:
CGTCCTTTCGGGAAAGGAAACCGCAGACCAGCTCATGGCCCAGCGCGCCGTCGGGCTTCGCGAGGTGGTCGTCGCCGTGGACGACCCCGAGTTTGCCGCCAAACTCGCCCAGGCCGCCGCCATGCGTTTCTCCGTGGCCGTGGCCGTCCCCGCCGCCGCGCCCGCCGCGCTTGTCCAGGAGGCCCTGGCGGACGTGGATCCGGGGATTTGCGCGCGGATCGTCCGGTGGGAAGTCGCCTTTGCGGGGGATGCGGCGGCCTTCTCCGAGCGCGTGAAAACCCTCAAAGAGACCGGCTGCCCGGCCCCTGTCGCCGTCGCCGTCGAGAGCGCCGACCGCTTCGCCGCCTTTCTGGACGCACTTCCCGCGACACCGGTACGCCAGTGCGTGCTTTCCGGTGAACCCGGCGCGGTGGACCGCGCCCGTCCCGAGGCGCTGCGCCGGGGCATGGTCGGATGGGAATACTCCTTTGTCCTGGGTCCGGCCGCCGCTGAGAAGGGCGACGGCTTTCAGAAGACTTTCCTGGGCCTGCTGCGCTCCGGATACACAGGCGCGGCCCTGGATGCCGACCTTGTTTTTGGCGGCGGGGAACCCCGGGAGATTGCGGCCTGGATCAACGGGCTGGCCTGCCGCCTTTCAGGCAGACGGTACGTCGGCGAATGCGCGGAGGTCACGGGTGGCGCGGCCTGGCTGTTCAGGGATTCAGCGAAGTGGCTTGCCGCCGTATGGGCTGCCGAAAAAGGCGTCCCCGTGGAGATTCCCCTCCAGGGCGCGGCCGGTGTCTCCGTCACGGACGGACTTGGAAACCCCATCCCGGGGGTGGACACCACCGGTGCCGCGCTCACGCTGGAGGCCGGACCCGTTCCGGTGTTTGTCTCCGGGGCGGGCGGGGGCATTTTGGGCGCCGCCGCCGCCCGCGAGGGACAACGGCAGGCCAGTGCCGTCCGCAAGGACGGGAACCTTTCGCCCCTTATGTCCGATGGCCTTCGCCGCCTGCTGGAAGGCATGGAAGGGGAGATTTCCGGGGCGTCCAGCAGGGCGCGGTTTCTGGAACTCGCCCGTTTTCTCCCCTCGCTGGAGACCGCACGCATGGCGGGACAGCCCGGCGCGGTCGCCGCGTTGGACGCCCTGACCGCCCTGGCCCGGACCCTTTGCGTGCTGGAGGAGGACCGGGGGGAACTGTTTGTCGAGCCCACCCAGGACCTCGTGGCCCGCAGCGAGGACCACCAGTCCCTCTATGTCACCGGTGCGACCATCCAGGACAACGGGATATCCCTCTACGGGGACTGGCTGCT
Protein-coding regions in this window:
- a CDS encoding LysM peptidoglycan-binding domain-containing protein, encoding MSAFLASFLLLASAAVDLSIAPDQPLPFVYVDDPLIIELVSPVDAVTRMKLRLTGTHLPQEDDVTLGDIPLVAGAPRWCAIKDASHQRGAYLAEVALETAGEVQKHSVRFCRIDRPAAQHPLPLAAVLSGKETADQLMAQRAVGLREVVVAVDDPEFAAKLAQAAAMRFSVAVAVPAAAPAALVQEALADVDPGICARIVRWEVAFAGDAAAFSERVKTLKETGCPAPVAVAVESADRFAAFLDALPATPVRQCVLSGEPGAVDRARPEALRRGMVGWEYSFVLGPAAAEKGDGFQKTFLGLLRSGYTGAALDADLVFGGGEPREIAAWINGLACRLSGRRYVGECAEVTGGAAWLFRDSAKWLAAVWAAEKGVPVEIPLQGAAGVSVTDGLGNPIPGVDTTGAALTLEAGPVPVFVSGAGGGILGAAAAREGQRQASAVRKDGNLSPLMSDGLRRLLEGMEGEISGASSRARFLELARFLPSLETARMAGQPGAVAALDALTALARTLCVLEEDRGELFVEPTQDLVARSEDHQSLYVTGATIQDNGISLYGDWLLEEVRRLVQEAETADASGRKVEGAALAMLAEARAQGLALISKTKAAPAPAPAVAPAAEEKTEEEPAPAEKEPAEEKPEQKQEAAVPPDGEVIHVVASGDNPYTISKKYGVSLDDLLKWNKLTKKSRLNIGDKLVVKGAKAAPAPKASSSKRRR